A stretch of Parcubacteria group bacterium DNA encodes these proteins:
- a CDS encoding Type 1 glutamine amidotransferase-like domain-containing protein, giving the protein MKLLLTSTGLTNENVRKFFISQFDRLDNKTTCIVTSGRNDEEQFYIDGSIKELEDLGIKVIEFNIAKHESFVNFPLYDIYYVCGGNTFYILDRMRKTGVDNILINAVKKGKFYLGVSAGSIIPGPDIEVAGLGDSNDVNLKDLTGLKLVPHIITPHYNQKEESDVQKFKEKRKGESVIELTDDQAIFVEDGKMVMV; this is encoded by the coding sequence ATGAAACTATTACTAACATCAACTGGGCTAACCAATGAAAATGTAAGGAAGTTTTTTATTTCCCAGTTTGACAGACTGGATAACAAAACTACTTGTATCGTAACTTCAGGCAGAAATGATGAAGAGCAATTTTACATAGATGGCTCCATTAAAGAATTGGAAGATTTAGGAATTAAAGTTATTGAATTCAATATCGCCAAGCATGAGAGTTTTGTAAACTTTCCGTTATATGATATTTACTATGTTTGCGGAGGTAACACTTTCTATATTCTAGACAGAATGAGAAAAACAGGCGTGGATAATATTTTGATTAACGCTGTCAAAAAAGGAAAATTCTATCTGGGCGTCAGTGCTGGAAGTATAATCCCAGGACCTGATATTGAAGTGGCTGGACTTGGCGACTCCAATGATGTAAATCTTAAAGATTTGACTGGACTGAAACTCGTGCCACATATCATTACTCCACACTACAATCAAAAAGAAGAGAGCGATGTTCAAAAATTTAAAGAAAAAAGAAAGGGAGAGTCAGTGATTGAATTGACTGACGACCAAGCTATTTTTGTTGAGGATGGCAAGATGGTTATGGTGTAA